One part of the Entelurus aequoreus isolate RoL-2023_Sb linkage group LG05, RoL_Eaeq_v1.1, whole genome shotgun sequence genome encodes these proteins:
- the sla1a gene encoding src like adaptor 1a, whose amino-acid sequence MGNVMRGVGIRPKVDVTDPGNPQRGSEDSLMVVLTDYPSPDIGKPIFKMGEKLSLISQDAYWWKVSSIQTGKKNYIPDSHVAKVYHGWLFEGVTRQKAEELLLLPGNVVGSFLVRESSVERGMYVLSIRHSPMKHYRIYRLDNSWYYISPRLTFQCLEHMINYYSDFADGLCCVLTSPCLSDRTIPPAGEAPVVMKSHFDWNKINRTQLTTTGGHDDDMVSYGIRNSMADHLSFSRYHKGTQGTGMENRKKKSRSVYALPENGLDNIDYDAL is encoded by the exons ATGGGTAACGTGATGCGAGGCGTGGGCATCCGTCCCAAAGTCGACGTGACAGACCCTGGCAACCCTCAAAGAG GGTCAGAGGACAGCCTGATGGTAGTGCTCACAGACTACCCGTCTCCAGACATCGGCAAGCCCATCTTCAAGATGGGGGAGAAGCTCAGCCTCATCTCGCA AGACGCCTACTGGTGGAAGGTTAGTTCCATTCAGACGGGAAAGAAGAACTACATCCCCGACAGTCATGTGGCCAAAGTGTACCACGG TTGGCTGTTCGAGGGGGTGACGAGGCAGAAGGCTGAGGAGCTGCTGCTTCTACCTGGGAACGTGGTGGGCTCCTTTCTGGTACGGGAGAGCTCTGTGGAGCGCG GTATGTACGTGCTCTCGATCAGGCACAGCCCCATGAAGCACTATCGCATCTACAGGCTGGACAACAGCTGGTACTACATCTCCCCTCGCCTCACCTTCCAGTGCCTGGAGCACATGATCAACTACTATTCTG ACTTTGCGGACGGCCTTTGCTGCGTGTTGACCTCTCCGTGTCTGTCCGACCGAACAATTCCACCAGCGGGTGAGGCACCGGTCGTCATGAAGAGCCACTTTGACTGGAATAAAATAAACAG GACGCAGCTGACCACCACCGGCGGCCACGATGACGACATGGTGAGCTACGGCATCAGGAACAGCATGGCCGACCACTTGTCCTTTTCGAGGTACCACAAGGGAACCCAAGGCACGGGGATGGAAAACAGGAAGAAGAAGAGCAGATCTGTTTACGCATTGCCGGAAAACGGCCTGGACAACATCGACTATGACGCCCTGTAG